The following are encoded in a window of Pseudalgibacter alginicilyticus genomic DNA:
- a CDS encoding DUF6051 family protein: MNNKTELKEYKFESLSYNILPGISEYHCVKHNLNFNSAHALHNDVGTIKDNVHIKDISVEENRFFKYHIVKPTAAKNTKKVIFLFHGFNEKDWTKYIPWAKRICEGTASSIVLFPLAFHMQRAPKNWSSKREMYLLSEKRKKRYPNIVHSTLSNVAISMRLHAKPQRFIWSGLQSYYDVIQLIEECKEGKHLYIDKDFQFDIFAYSIGGFLAQILKLTNHNKYFSNSKVCLFCSGPIFNRLSPVSKFILDSETNVALYSFLVEHFDKFLQKDHLLNHYIKEDHLEGKVFYSMLDYQRNRDFREELLRKYENDFYAITLKKDTIIPSFEVINTLKGAYRDINIKVDELDFNRIYAHENPFPLNMEKTELIKKDFEMVFSKVCDFYNEQQLVQKT, translated from the coding sequence ATGAATAATAAAACAGAATTAAAAGAATACAAATTTGAATCATTATCTTATAATATTCTCCCCGGTATATCAGAGTATCACTGTGTAAAACATAACCTAAATTTTAATAGTGCACATGCTCTTCATAATGATGTTGGAACCATTAAAGACAATGTTCATATTAAAGATATTAGCGTAGAAGAAAATAGATTTTTTAAATATCATATAGTAAAACCAACCGCAGCCAAAAACACTAAAAAAGTAATATTTCTTTTCCATGGTTTCAACGAAAAAGATTGGACAAAATACATCCCATGGGCTAAAAGAATTTGCGAAGGAACAGCAAGCAGTATTGTTTTATTTCCATTAGCATTTCATATGCAACGCGCTCCAAAAAACTGGAGTAGTAAACGAGAAATGTATTTATTGAGTGAAAAACGGAAAAAAAGATATCCAAATATTGTACATTCTACATTGTCAAACGTAGCCATAAGCATGAGGTTACATGCCAAGCCACAACGTTTTATTTGGTCTGGACTACAATCATATTATGATGTTATTCAGCTTATTGAAGAATGTAAAGAAGGTAAGCACTTGTATATTGACAAAGATTTTCAATTTGATATTTTCGCATATTCTATCGGTGGATTTCTTGCCCAAATTCTGAAACTCACCAATCATAATAAATATTTCTCAAACTCAAAAGTTTGTTTGTTTTGTAGTGGTCCTATTTTTAATCGTTTATCACCTGTTTCAAAATTTATACTGGATAGCGAAACAAATGTTGCCTTATATTCCTTTTTAGTAGAGCATTTTGATAAATTTTTGCAAAAAGATCATTTGCTCAATCATTATATAAAGGAAGATCATTTAGAAGGAAAAGTTTTTTATTCTATGCTTGACTATCAAAGAAATCGTGATTTCAGAGAAGAGTTATTAAGAAAATATGAAAATGATTTTTACGCAATAACCCTCAAAAAAGATACTATTATCCCTTCTTTTGAAGTTATAAATACACTCAAAGGCGCATACCGCGATATAAATATAAAAGTGGATGAATTAGATTTTAATAGAATATATGCCCATGAAAACCCTTTTCCTTTAAACATGGAAAAAACAGAACTAATTAAAAAGGATTTTGAAATGGTATTTAGCAAAGTTTGTGATTTTTACAATGAACAACAACTCGTACAAAAAACATAG
- a CDS encoding DEAD/DEAH box helicase produces MSFKDLQLNRPILRAVAEAGYDNPTLVQEKAIPLVLEKKDLIVSAQTGTGKTAAFALPILQQLFDRQDATKGGKKVKALVVSPTRELAIQIEENFKTYCTYTNLRTTVVYGGTSIEPQKDILKKGVDILIATPGRLLDLHKQDVLNLDYIETLVLDEADLMLDMGFIDDVKKIERLCTREKQVLLFSATIPYKVEQLANSILNAPERIEVTTNASTSKNVNQVLYYVPKRHKIELCLHLLRNTIKGSIIIFRRTKFGVDKLEQTLLKNNYKAVSLHGDKSQTDRQLALTTFKTKNANILIATDVAARGIDIDNLDAVINFDLPNVPETYVHRIGRTARAGNTGTSYSFCSADEKTYVANIQQLINLQLDIVDTHPYPLDPKAKKEIHKTPGKSKYKKGRKSEASKKKKKRWY; encoded by the coding sequence ATGTCATTTAAAGACTTACAACTTAATCGTCCTATTTTAAGGGCTGTTGCAGAAGCTGGTTACGATAATCCAACTTTGGTTCAAGAAAAAGCCATTCCATTGGTATTAGAAAAAAAAGATCTAATTGTATCTGCACAAACAGGTACTGGAAAAACAGCAGCCTTTGCATTACCCATATTACAACAACTTTTTGATAGACAAGATGCTACAAAAGGCGGAAAAAAGGTCAAAGCTTTGGTGGTAAGTCCTACCCGGGAGTTAGCTATTCAAATTGAAGAAAACTTTAAAACATACTGTACCTATACCAACTTAAGAACTACGGTGGTGTATGGAGGCACATCCATTGAACCTCAAAAAGATATTCTTAAAAAAGGGGTTGATATTTTAATTGCTACCCCAGGTCGTTTGTTAGATTTACACAAGCAAGATGTTTTAAATCTTGACTATATTGAAACCTTAGTACTTGACGAGGCCGATTTAATGTTAGATATGGGATTCATTGACGATGTAAAAAAAATTGAACGCTTATGTACCCGAGAGAAACAAGTTTTATTGTTCTCAGCAACAATACCTTATAAAGTTGAGCAATTAGCAAATAGTATCTTAAATGCTCCTGAACGCATTGAAGTAACCACCAATGCCTCTACATCAAAAAATGTGAATCAGGTTTTATATTATGTACCTAAACGCCATAAAATAGAATTGTGCTTACACTTGCTTAGAAACACCATAAAAGGAAGTATTATTATTTTTAGACGCACCAAGTTTGGCGTTGATAAATTAGAACAAACACTTCTTAAAAACAATTATAAAGCCGTTAGTTTGCATGGAGACAAAAGTCAAACAGATAGACAGTTAGCTTTAACTACTTTTAAAACTAAAAATGCTAATATTTTAATTGCAACTGATGTGGCTGCTCGTGGTATTGATATTGACAATTTAGATGCTGTTATTAATTTTGATTTACCTAATGTACCAGAAACCTACGTGCATCGCATTGGAAGAACAGCGCGGGCTGGAAATACTGGAACTTCTTACTCGTTTTGTTCTGCAGATGAAAAAACCTATGTAGCCAACATTCAACAGTTAATTAATTTACAATTGGATATTGTTGATACACATCCTTACCCCTTAGACCCCAAAGCTAAAAAAGAAATCCATAAAACCCCAGGTAAAAGCAAATACAAAAAAGGACGTAAAAGTGAAGCTTCCAAAAAGAAAAAGAAACGTTGGTACTAA
- a CDS encoding M15 family metallopeptidase codes for MKFYTFFLTLFLSVYSYAQLPEGFVYVKDIIPDLDVELRYYTSNNFVGKPIIGYNSNTLILTEQATKALKKIQDALQQQNLCLKVFDGYRPQQSVNYFIIWARDLSDTINKQLFYPYVKKRNLFNEGYIASRSGHSKGSTVDVTIIDGNTGNDLDMGSRFDFFGQESWVYYDGINKIQKANRQLLQSIMKKYGFRNYSKEWWHFTLINEPFPNTYFNFPVE; via the coding sequence ATGAAGTTTTATACGTTTTTTTTAACGCTGTTTTTATCTGTGTATTCGTATGCACAATTACCTGAAGGTTTTGTGTATGTTAAAGATATTATACCAGATTTAGATGTTGAGTTGCGTTATTATACAAGTAATAATTTTGTTGGTAAACCTATTATTGGTTACAATTCAAATACGTTGATTTTAACTGAACAAGCAACTAAGGCATTAAAAAAAATTCAAGATGCGTTGCAACAACAAAATCTATGTTTAAAAGTTTTTGATGGATATAGGCCTCAGCAGTCTGTAAATTATTTTATAATTTGGGCAAGAGATTTGAGTGATACAATCAATAAACAACTTTTTTATCCATATGTTAAGAAAAGAAACTTATTTAATGAAGGCTATATTGCCTCAAGGTCTGGACATAGCAAGGGGAGTACAGTAGATGTAACGATTATTGATGGTAATACTGGTAATGATCTTGATATGGGGAGTAGGTTTGATTTTTTTGGTCAAGAATCTTGGGTGTATTATGACGGAATTAATAAAATTCAAAAAGCTAATAGACAATTATTACAGTCTATTATGAAAAAATATGGCTTTAGAAATTATTCAAAAGAGTGGTGGCATTTTACTTTAATAAATGAACCTTTTCCTAATACTTACTTTAATTTTCCTGTAGAATAG
- a CDS encoding DUF4369 domain-containing protein — protein MKYFLLLLLPFFVLSCKKEEHDLTVKTSIEGLKKGIIYLKKIEDTILVTVDSIIVNGNSEFELHSSLESPEMFYLYLDKNSTENDRIPFFADKGITEIKTNLKNFVFDAKINGSSQQKLYEEYRALISRFNGQSLDLLKNNIEAQKDGDTAKINTIRKEADNIVKRKYLYTVNFAINNKDSEIAPYLALTEIYNAQVKYLDTINNSLTQKVKNSKYGKELQSFIETIKKEEQIN, from the coding sequence ATGAAATATTTTCTTTTACTACTCCTACCTTTTTTTGTACTATCCTGTAAAAAAGAAGAACACGACTTAACTGTTAAAACATCTATTGAAGGACTAAAAAAAGGCATCATTTATCTTAAAAAAATAGAAGATACAATATTAGTAACAGTAGATTCTATAATTGTAAACGGAAATAGTGAATTTGAATTGCATAGTTCACTTGAGTCTCCAGAGATGTTTTATCTTTACTTAGATAAAAATTCAACTGAAAATGACAGAATTCCTTTTTTCGCAGACAAGGGCATCACTGAAATAAAAACGAATTTAAAAAATTTTGTTTTTGATGCTAAAATTAATGGATCCTCACAGCAGAAACTATATGAGGAATACAGAGCACTAATTTCAAGATTTAATGGTCAGAGTTTAGACCTTTTAAAAAATAATATTGAAGCTCAAAAAGATGGTGATACAGCCAAGATAAACACTATTAGAAAAGAAGCTGACAATATAGTAAAGCGAAAGTATTTGTACACAGTAAATTTTGCTATTAATAATAAAGACAGTGAAATTGCTCCTTATTTAGCACTTACTGAAATTTACAATGCACAGGTTAAGTATTTAGATACAATAAATAATAGTCTCACACAAAAAGTTAAAAACTCTAAATACGGGAAAGAATTACAATCATTTATTGAAACAATAAAAAAAGAGGAACAAATTAATTAG
- a CDS encoding 6-pyruvoyl trahydropterin synthase family protein: MKVTVSRKAHFNAAHRLYRKDWDFEKNDAIFGKCNNPNFHGHNYELIVSVTGDINKETGYVIDIKVLKEIIKDEVEDAFDHKNLNVEVPEFKDLNPTAENIAVVIYNKIKPKLNSNLELEITLFETPRNFVSYSGN, from the coding sequence ATGAAAGTAACGGTTAGTAGGAAAGCACACTTTAACGCAGCCCATAGGCTCTATAGAAAAGACTGGGACTTTGAGAAGAATGATGCCATTTTCGGTAAATGCAATAACCCTAATTTTCATGGGCATAATTATGAACTAATTGTGAGTGTTACTGGTGATATTAATAAAGAAACGGGTTATGTTATTGACATAAAGGTGTTAAAAGAAATCATAAAAGACGAAGTTGAAGATGCTTTTGACCACAAAAATCTAAATGTTGAAGTACCAGAATTTAAAGATTTAAATCCTACGGCTGAAAATATAGCAGTTGTAATTTATAATAAAATAAAACCCAAACTAAATTCTAATTTAGAGTTGGAAATAACACTTTTTGAAACTCCACGTAATTTTGTTTCCTATTCAGGAAATTAA
- the idi gene encoding isopentenyl-diphosphate Delta-isomerase, whose product MEEEKVILVNEKDEQIGLMPKMEAHEKALLHRAFSVFIFNDKNELMLQQRALSKYHTPGLWTNTCCSHQREGESNIEAGTRRLQEEMGFTTALKETISFIYKAPFDNGLTEHELDHILIGYYNEVPQINPEEVEAYKWMTLEDIKKDIEKKPDIYTAWFKIIFEKFYEHININNESNG is encoded by the coding sequence ATGGAAGAAGAAAAAGTGATTCTCGTAAACGAAAAAGATGAGCAAATAGGTTTAATGCCCAAAATGGAGGCTCATGAAAAAGCGTTGTTGCATCGGGCATTTTCGGTATTTATTTTCAATGATAAAAATGAATTGATGCTACAACAACGAGCGTTGTCTAAGTATCATACACCTGGTTTATGGACCAATACATGTTGTAGTCACCAACGTGAAGGAGAAAGTAATATAGAAGCAGGTACAAGACGTTTACAAGAAGAAATGGGCTTTACAACGGCATTAAAAGAAACGATTTCATTTATCTATAAAGCACCTTTTGATAATGGTTTGACAGAGCACGAATTAGATCATATTTTGATAGGTTATTATAATGAGGTTCCCCAAATAAATCCGGAAGAAGTAGAAGCTTATAAGTGGATGACTTTAGAGGATATTAAAAAAGATATAGAAAAAAAACCGGATATCTATACGGCATGGTTTAAAATTATTTTTGAAAAATTCTACGAACATATAAATATTAATAATGAAAGTAACGGTTAG
- a CDS encoding peptide chain release factor 3, whose amino-acid sequence MSFLKEIQRRRTFGIISHPDAGKTTLTEKLLLFGGAIQEAGAVKSNKIKKGATSDFMEIERQRGISVATSVLAFEYNGIKINILDTPGHKDFAEDTFRTLTAVDSVIVVIDVAKGVEEQTEKLVEVCRMRNIPMIVFINKMDREGKDAFDLLDEIEQKLGLKVVPLSFPIGMGYDFKGIYNIWEKNINLFSGDSRRDIEETIEISDLSSSKLDELVGEKAANTLREEIELVEGIYPGFDKDDYLNGNLQPVFFGSALNNFGVRELLDCFVEIAPKPRPKQSEERLVAPNEDKFTGFVFKIHANMDPNHRDRLAFIKIVSGKFERNKSYLHVRNNKKMKFSSPNAFFAEKKEIVDVSYPGDIVGLHDTGNFKIGDTLTEGETINYKGVPSFSPEHFRYINNADPLKSKQLFKGIDQLMDEGVAQLFTLELNGRKVIGTVGALQYEVIQYRLEHEYGAKCTYENLNVFKACWVDPKGSKSEEYKDFVRVKQRFLAKDKQNQLVFLADSSFSLQMTQQKYPSVKFHFTSEF is encoded by the coding sequence ATGAGTTTTTTAAAAGAAATACAACGCAGACGTACCTTTGGAATCATTTCACACCCCGATGCTGGTAAAACTACTTTAACAGAAAAATTACTTCTTTTTGGTGGGGCTATTCAAGAAGCTGGAGCTGTTAAAAGCAATAAAATAAAAAAAGGAGCTACCAGTGACTTTATGGAAATTGAACGCCAACGTGGAATATCTGTAGCTACCTCTGTTTTAGCATTTGAATATAATGGTATAAAAATTAATATTTTAGATACTCCTGGTCATAAAGATTTTGCTGAAGACACCTTTAGAACCTTAACCGCTGTAGATAGTGTTATTGTTGTAATTGACGTAGCAAAAGGGGTTGAGGAACAAACCGAAAAACTTGTTGAAGTTTGTAGAATGCGCAATATTCCAATGATTGTATTCATTAATAAAATGGATAGAGAAGGAAAAGATGCTTTTGATTTATTAGATGAAATTGAACAAAAATTAGGATTAAAAGTAGTACCATTAAGTTTCCCTATTGGTATGGGCTACGATTTTAAAGGTATTTATAACATTTGGGAAAAAAACATCAACCTTTTTAGCGGAGATAGTAGAAGAGATATAGAAGAAACAATAGAGATTTCAGATTTATCATCTTCAAAATTAGATGAATTGGTAGGGGAAAAAGCAGCCAATACTCTAAGAGAAGAAATTGAATTGGTTGAGGGAATCTACCCAGGTTTTGATAAAGATGACTATTTGAATGGAAACTTACAGCCTGTGTTTTTTGGTTCGGCTTTAAATAACTTTGGAGTAAGAGAACTATTAGATTGTTTTGTAGAAATAGCCCCTAAGCCAAGACCTAAGCAAAGTGAAGAGCGTTTGGTAGCGCCTAACGAAGATAAATTCACTGGATTTGTTTTTAAAATCCATGCCAACATGGATCCTAATCACAGAGATAGGTTAGCATTTATAAAAATTGTTTCTGGAAAATTTGAAAGAAATAAATCTTATCTACATGTTAGAAATAACAAAAAAATGAAATTTTCGAGTCCCAATGCTTTTTTTGCTGAGAAAAAAGAAATTGTAGATGTTTCCTATCCTGGTGATATTGTAGGCTTACATGACACTGGGAATTTTAAAATAGGAGACACATTAACTGAAGGAGAAACTATAAACTATAAAGGTGTTCCAAGCTTTTCTCCAGAGCATTTTAGATATATTAACAATGCCGATCCACTAAAATCTAAACAACTTTTTAAAGGAATTGATCAGTTAATGGATGAAGGTGTTGCCCAATTATTTACTTTGGAACTTAACGGCAGGAAAGTTATTGGAACTGTTGGTGCTTTACAATACGAAGTTATTCAATACCGCTTGGAACACGAGTACGGCGCTAAATGTACTTACGAGAACTTAAATGTATTTAAAGCGTGTTGGGTAGATCCTAAAGGTTCAAAAAGTGAAGAATACAAAGATTTTGTGAGAGTAAAACAACGTTTTTTAGCAAAAGACAAGCAAAATCAATTGGTATTTTTAGCCGATTCATCTTTTTCATTACAAATGACTCAACAGAAATATCCAAGTGTTAAGTTTCATTTCACCTCTGAATTTTAA
- a CDS encoding DUF3467 domain-containing protein: MADEKEKPKQAPNQGQINIELDEKVAEGTYSNLAIINHSVSEFVVDFVNIMPGVPKSKVKSRIILTPQHAKRLLKALHDNVARFENAHGEIKDYEQPPIPLNFGPTGQA, from the coding sequence ATGGCAGACGAAAAAGAAAAACCCAAACAAGCTCCAAATCAAGGACAAATTAATATAGAGTTGGATGAAAAAGTTGCTGAAGGGACGTATTCAAACTTAGCTATCATCAATCATTCTGTGTCTGAGTTTGTTGTAGATTTTGTAAATATTATGCCTGGGGTTCCTAAAAGTAAGGTAAAATCACGGATTATATTAACACCGCAACATGCGAAGCGATTGCTTAAAGCTTTGCATGATAATGTGGCAAGATTTGAAAATGCACACGGTGAAATTAAAGATTATGAACAGCCTCCAATTCCATTAAATTTTGGTCCCACTGGTCAAGCATAA